One window from the genome of Gadus macrocephalus chromosome 7, ASM3116895v1 encodes:
- the rtn2b gene encoding reticulon-2b has protein sequence MATKVVDLLYWRSLPQTGVVFTGLVVVLAGMFQLSTITVLSHLLLALMGLTTALRLYYKLLELLHWNPGLHPFQSQLDGDGTLTDEATVAVVEGAVLRIAFALTELKRLVFIGSVVDSIKFAAFLYLLTHVGVATSGLTLVMAGVITAFSVPLLYRKQQVRIRRLSRSLRTTTKRIKTMFMSMYRKVIPASAAASDHAPTPPPTPAPVSPAPKQKAKAK, from the exons ATGGCCACCAAAG tGGTAGACCTGCTGTACTGGCGAAGCCTCCCCCAGACTGGGGTGGTGTTCacagggctggtggtggtgctggccgGCATGTTCCAGCTGAGCACCATCACCGTGCTGTCCCacctgctgctggccctgatGGGGTTGACCACCGCCCTCAGGCTCTACTAcaagctgctggagctgctgcacTGGAACCCGGGCCTCCACCCCTTCCA GTCTCAGCTGGACGGGGACGGGACCCTGACGGACGAGGCCACGGTGGCCGTGGTGGAGGGCGCCGTGCTGCGCATCGCCTTCGCCCTCACCGAGCTCAAACGGCTCGTCTTCATCGGCAGCGTGGTCGACTCCatcaag tTTGCCGCGTTCCTGTACCTGCTGACCCACGTGGGCGTGGCCACGAGCGGACTCACGCTGGTCATGGCCG GTGTGATCACTGCCTTCTCTGTGCCACTCCTCTACAGAAAGCAACAG GTCCGGATAAGGAGGTTGTCTCGCTCCCTCCGTACCACCACCAAGAGGATCAAAACCAT gtTTATGAGCATGTACAGGAAGGTCATTCCCGCCTCTGCAGCTGCGTCTGACCACGCCCCCACGCCCCCTCCAACACCTGCACctgtaagccccgcccccaaacAGAAGGCCAAGGCCAAGTAA